In one window of Deinococcus sp. KSM4-11 DNA:
- a CDS encoding SIS domain-containing protein, which translates to MNAEPLMLVEAREAPEVVERQAADRSQVEDVARAILAFAPSFVVTLARGSSDHAATTLRYGLETHLRLPVVSAAPSVAGVYGADVEYRGALVLAVSQSGGSPDLVESLRRARQGGALTVALVNVEGSPLARVADLALPLHAGEERAVAATKSYLAALTLGARLLHALRPDSALAGALARLPDALREVIHGEALARSAALTLAANDRPLVLGRGLHGGVAAEAALKLQETAGVGALAFSTAEFAHGPARLAEPGTLAVCFQARDATAPLTAATYEDLHGYGAQVLSIGAPLHGMDAVVPTPPTGHALTDPATSALAAQLLIAHAATARGQNPDAPPRLSKVTRTR; encoded by the coding sequence GTGAACGCGGAACCGCTGATGCTGGTGGAAGCGCGGGAAGCTCCCGAGGTCGTGGAACGGCAGGCGGCCGACCGCTCGCAGGTCGAGGACGTCGCGCGGGCCATCCTGGCCTTCGCGCCATCCTTCGTGGTCACGCTGGCGCGCGGCTCCTCAGATCACGCGGCGACCACCCTGCGTTACGGCCTGGAGACGCACTTGCGCCTGCCCGTGGTGAGCGCCGCCCCCAGTGTGGCGGGCGTATACGGCGCGGACGTGGAGTACCGGGGCGCGCTGGTGCTCGCGGTAAGCCAGTCGGGCGGCAGTCCGGATCTGGTGGAGAGCCTGCGGCGGGCGCGCCAGGGTGGAGCGCTGACGGTCGCCCTGGTGAACGTGGAAGGCAGCCCCCTGGCGCGCGTGGCCGATCTGGCGCTGCCCCTGCACGCCGGCGAGGAACGCGCCGTGGCCGCCACGAAGTCCTACCTGGCGGCCCTGACGCTGGGGGCGCGGCTGCTGCACGCCCTGCGCCCGGACTCCGCGCTGGCCGGTGCCTTGGCCCGCCTGCCGGACGCCCTGCGTGAGGTCATCCACGGCGAAGCGCTGGCGAGGTCGGCGGCCCTGACCCTGGCCGCGAACGACCGCCCGCTGGTGCTGGGGCGTGGCCTGCACGGGGGCGTGGCCGCCGAGGCGGCCCTGAAACTGCAGGAGACGGCGGGTGTGGGCGCGCTCGCGTTCTCGACGGCCGAGTTCGCCCATGGCCCCGCGCGGCTGGCCGAGCCGGGCACCCTGGCCGTGTGCTTCCAGGCGCGCGACGCCACCGCTCCCCTGACCGCCGCGACGTACGAAGACCTGCACGGGTACGGGGCCCAGGTGCTGTCCATCGGCGCGCCCCTGCACGGCATGGATGCCGTGGTGCCCACGCCGCCCACCGGACACGCGCTGACCGACCCGGCGACCTCGGCGCTGGCTGCCCAGTTGCTGATCGCCCACGCGGCCACTGCACGCGGCCAGAATCCGGATGCGCCGCCCAGATTGTCGAAGGTCACGAGGACGCGATGA
- a CDS encoding nucleotide exchange factor GrpE has protein sequence MTDDHTKHGVPTDPTDTDLKTIDAEAQTLDVPDTETDNLEEDVDTAFPGMDENMFGQVQEMMAKLQKADELEQENNDLRLRLSRLATDFESYRTRTQQDVASAQGQGISKAAEALMPVYDDIDRALSMVSDDPAKLVPGMQAVQGKVLGVFSGLGLEATGKVGEHFDPQWHEALQAVPGDEDDVIVQVYQLGFRMGDRLVRPARVVVSKKG, from the coding sequence ATGACTGATGACCACACCAAACACGGGGTGCCCACCGACCCCACCGACACCGACCTGAAGACCATCGACGCCGAGGCGCAGACCCTGGACGTGCCGGACACCGAGACGGACAACCTGGAGGAGGACGTGGACACGGCCTTCCCCGGCATGGACGAGAACATGTTCGGGCAGGTGCAGGAGATGATGGCGAAGCTCCAGAAGGCCGACGAGCTGGAGCAGGAGAACAACGACCTGCGCCTGAGACTGAGCCGGCTGGCCACCGACTTCGAGAGTTACCGCACGCGCACGCAGCAGGACGTGGCGTCCGCGCAGGGTCAGGGCATCAGCAAGGCTGCCGAGGCGCTGATGCCGGTGTACGACGACATCGACCGCGCCCTGAGCATGGTCAGCGACGACCCAGCGAAGCTGGTGCCGGGCATGCAGGCCGTGCAGGGCAAGGTGCTGGGCGTGTTCTCCGGCCTGGGCCTGGAGGCGACCGGGAAGGTGGGCGAGCACTTCGACCCGCAGTGGCACGAGGCGTTGCAGGCCGTACCGGGCGACGAGGACGACGTGATCGTGCAGGTGTACCAGCTGGGCTTCCGCATGGGAGACCGCCTGGTGCGCCCGGCCCGCGTGGTCGTGAGCAAGAAGGGCTGA
- a CDS encoding S8 family serine peptidase → MRIPATRRHVFRPGALLLGAALLTASVSTAGAAGLSPTLLERAKKGDQTQVGVIVRFAFGNDERGRAQLKNLRGQLVSRLNQFGAAAGFINQAIKSGKATQLWLDQSIYLPLTPVQARALAALPFVTDVFENFKVQIPAPQRAKALSASAAAAGEPWHLAKIGAPQAWAAGFKGQGVRIGHLDSGIDASHSQLAGKLLSFAEFNESGDRVNSQPHDTTEHGTHTAGLLVGNTVGVAPDAKIISALVLPNNEGTFAQVIAGMQYVIDPDNNADTNDGANVVNMSLGIPGTYDEFIVPVQNMLKAGIVPVFAIGNFGPAGGTTGSPGNLPDAIGVGAVDQNGQVASFSSRGPVTWNSGIKGTFIKPDIAAPGVDITSSFPGNKYGALSGSSQASPITAGAVAVMLSAKPGTSVEAIKNALYSSASNAGSKNNNVGYGLISLPGALGKLGVNVSAPAPAPAPAPAPAPAPAPAPAPAPAPAPAPKPTPTPAPTPTPAPTPAPTPAPTPAPSKQPTGPAGYDLCAVEGQQCKFSGQRQAAFGTEGKYLTGTATDGFNCSVSAWGSDPAPGLTKGCFIKPASGQPAPAPAPAPTPAPTPAPTPAPSKQPTGPAGYDLCALDGQTCKFSGQRQAAFGTDGKYLTGTGTDGFACSVAAWGRDPAPGLAKGCFIKPVSGQPAPAPAPAPAPVPAPGGTTGGKPTVLLIDDDMGQGADVTNALRDAIKANAASGGAFVFNTQTQGAVPLSELQRADIVIWATGEAYQNTITPADQNTLRQYLARGGRLIVTGQDIGYDIGTSDFYRGTLKTTLLADSSGIAKFVTRGMLGSASYTLNAGGSAMDQYYPDVIADLNGSYVAASYGSANATAQSVKAQSIRQDGNGARANAKAQAQRISAQEARDNAGAIVVNDAGSYRTITMGFGLEGLAPAQQSSLLKVAFNWLMK, encoded by the coding sequence ATGAGAATCCCAGCTACACGAAGGCACGTCTTCCGACCTGGAGCGTTGCTGCTCGGTGCCGCCCTCCTGACGGCCAGCGTCTCCACGGCGGGCGCGGCCGGTCTGTCACCCACCCTGCTGGAACGCGCCAAGAAGGGCGACCAGACACAGGTCGGCGTGATCGTGCGCTTCGCTTTCGGCAACGACGAACGCGGCCGCGCCCAGCTCAAGAACCTGCGCGGGCAGCTCGTGAGCCGCCTGAACCAGTTCGGGGCGGCAGCGGGCTTTATCAACCAGGCCATCAAGTCCGGCAAGGCCACGCAGCTGTGGCTCGACCAGAGCATCTACCTGCCACTGACGCCCGTGCAGGCCCGCGCTCTGGCCGCGCTGCCCTTCGTGACGGACGTATTCGAGAACTTCAAGGTGCAGATTCCTGCCCCACAGCGGGCCAAGGCGCTGAGCGCCTCGGCGGCGGCGGCCGGGGAACCGTGGCACCTCGCGAAGATCGGCGCGCCGCAGGCGTGGGCGGCCGGATTCAAGGGCCAGGGTGTCCGGATCGGGCACCTGGACTCCGGGATCGACGCCAGCCACTCGCAGCTGGCCGGAAAACTGCTGTCCTTCGCGGAATTCAACGAATCCGGCGACCGCGTGAACAGCCAGCCGCACGACACGACCGAGCACGGCACGCACACGGCCGGCCTGCTGGTCGGGAACACCGTGGGCGTCGCCCCGGACGCGAAGATCATCAGCGCCCTGGTGCTGCCGAACAACGAGGGCACCTTTGCGCAGGTGATCGCCGGCATGCAGTATGTGATCGACCCGGACAACAACGCCGACACGAACGACGGCGCGAACGTCGTGAACATGAGCCTCGGCATTCCCGGCACCTACGACGAATTCATCGTGCCCGTGCAGAACATGCTCAAGGCCGGGATCGTGCCCGTCTTCGCCATCGGGAACTTCGGCCCGGCGGGCGGCACGACCGGCAGCCCAGGGAACCTTCCCGACGCCATCGGCGTGGGCGCCGTGGATCAGAACGGGCAGGTCGCCAGCTTCAGCTCGCGCGGCCCGGTCACGTGGAACAGCGGCATCAAGGGCACCTTCATCAAGCCGGACATCGCCGCGCCCGGCGTGGACATCACCAGTTCCTTCCCCGGCAACAAGTACGGCGCGCTCAGCGGTTCCTCGCAGGCCAGCCCGATCACGGCGGGCGCCGTGGCGGTCATGCTCTCGGCCAAGCCCGGCACGTCCGTGGAGGCCATCAAGAACGCGCTGTACTCCAGCGCCAGCAACGCGGGCAGCAAGAACAACAACGTCGGCTACGGCCTGATCAGTCTGCCAGGCGCGCTCGGCAAGCTGGGCGTGAACGTCAGCGCGCCCGCGCCCGCCCCGGCTCCGGCTCCGGCGCCCGCCCCCGCCCCGGCTCCGGCTCCGGCGCCCGCCCCCGCCCCGGCTCCTGCGCCCAAGCCCACCCCGACGCCCGCCCCCACCCCGACCCCTGCGCCTACTCCCGCCCCCACGCCAGCACCGACTCCAGCGCCGTCCAAGCAGCCAACCGGCCCCGCCGGCTATGACCTGTGCGCGGTCGAGGGGCAGCAGTGCAAGTTCAGCGGGCAGCGTCAGGCCGCGTTCGGCACCGAGGGCAAGTACCTGACCGGCACGGCCACGGACGGCTTCAACTGCAGCGTCTCGGCCTGGGGCAGCGACCCAGCCCCCGGCCTGACCAAGGGCTGCTTCATCAAGCCTGCGAGCGGCCAGCCCGCCCCCGCCCCAGCGCCTGCTCCGACCCCCGCCCCCACTCCGGCCCCCACGCCCGCACCGTCGAAACAGCCCACCGGCCCGGCCGGCTATGACCTCTGCGCCCTGGACGGCCAGACCTGCAAATTCAGCGGCCAGCGCCAAGCGGCCTTCGGCACCGACGGCAAGTACCTGACGGGCACCGGCACCGACGGCTTTGCGTGCAGCGTCGCCGCGTGGGGCCGTGACCCGGCGCCCGGTCTCGCCAAGGGCTGCTTCATCAAGCCCGTCAGCGGTCAGCCCGCGCCAGCCCCGGCCCCTGCTCCTGCGCCAGTTCCCGCTCCCGGCGGCACCACGGGCGGCAAACCCACCGTCCTCCTGATTGACGACGACATGGGCCAGGGTGCCGACGTGACGAACGCCCTGCGGGACGCCATCAAGGCGAACGCGGCCAGCGGTGGGGCCTTCGTGTTCAACACCCAGACCCAGGGCGCGGTGCCCCTGAGCGAACTCCAGCGGGCCGACATCGTCATCTGGGCGACCGGGGAGGCCTACCAGAACACCATCACGCCCGCTGACCAGAACACGCTGCGCCAGTACCTCGCCCGTGGCGGACGCCTGATCGTGACCGGGCAGGACATCGGCTACGACATCGGCACCAGCGACTTCTACCGCGGCACCCTGAAGACCACCCTGCTGGCCGATTCCAGCGGCATCGCGAAGTTCGTGACGCGTGGCATGCTGGGCAGCGCCTCGTACACCCTGAACGCGGGCGGCAGCGCCATGGATCAGTACTACCCGGACGTGATCGCGGATCTGAATGGCAGTTACGTGGCCGCGTCGTACGGCAGCGCGAACGCCACCGCGCAGAGCGTGAAGGCGCAGAGCATCCGCCAGGATGGCAACGGCGCCCGCGCGAACGCCAAGGCCCAGGCCCAGCGCATCAGCGCGCAGGAAGCCCGCGACAACGCCGGCGCGATCGTCGTGAACGATGCGGGCAGCTACCGCACCATCACCATGGGCTTCGGCCTGGAAGGGCTCGCGCCCGCCCAGCAGTCCAGCCTGCTCAAGGTCGCCTTCAACTGGCTGATGAAGTAA
- the nagZ gene encoding beta-N-acetylhexosaminidase, which produces MKPERTLIIDLAGPDLSPTEARWLRNHPVGGVCLFARNITTPERTARLVADLRDALGRDVLIATDQEGGAVLRRLDVPQPPTPQGLGVLDDPEAAYRAGQIAARGLLELGINWNYAPSVDVNVDPLNPVIGERSFGADPARVAALGVAWARGSEDSGVLSAVKHFPGHGDTRVDSHLALPVVDKSRAALEAVEWVPFRAAVQAGLGSIMTAHILYPALDADRPATLSPALLTGLLRREWGFDGVIVTDAMDMKAVADRYPDGQGAGLALIAGADAVLVCGHGDANLHDVHARALHEALRNGTLTESRVAEAAARLDRALARFPGTPRPYTAGQRTDDGQAIDQWAQRMLTWHGGRVHLDPTRPVLLLAPAQPDVGGPYGNSLSGEALAEALREVFPRLAFAASDDLAVAQTALNAHPDVPVLLATTGRWGVPQSTRTLAEALALEARQALHVALWSPDAVQAVPLPAVVTHGFRPANLRALAAALSD; this is translated from the coding sequence ATGAAACCGGAACGCACCCTGATCATCGACCTCGCCGGGCCTGACCTGTCCCCCACCGAGGCCCGCTGGCTGCGGAACCATCCGGTGGGCGGCGTGTGTCTGTTCGCGCGCAACATCACCACCCCGGAGCGCACCGCGCGCCTCGTGGCGGACCTCCGCGACGCCCTGGGCCGGGATGTGCTGATCGCCACGGATCAGGAGGGCGGCGCGGTGTTGCGGCGGCTGGACGTGCCGCAGCCCCCCACGCCGCAGGGCCTGGGGGTACTCGACGACCCGGAGGCGGCGTACCGGGCCGGGCAGATCGCGGCGCGCGGCCTGCTGGAGCTGGGGATCAACTGGAATTACGCCCCCAGCGTGGACGTGAACGTCGATCCGCTGAACCCGGTCATCGGGGAGCGGTCGTTCGGCGCCGATCCGGCGCGCGTGGCGGCCCTGGGCGTCGCGTGGGCACGCGGCAGCGAGGACTCGGGCGTGCTGAGCGCCGTGAAGCACTTCCCCGGCCACGGGGATACGCGCGTGGACAGCCACCTGGCGCTGCCGGTCGTGGACAAGTCCCGCGCGGCGCTGGAGGCCGTCGAGTGGGTGCCGTTCCGCGCGGCCGTGCAGGCCGGGCTGGGCAGCATCATGACCGCGCACATCCTGTACCCGGCGCTGGACGCCGACCGTCCCGCGACCCTCTCCCCCGCCCTGCTGACGGGGCTGTTGCGCCGGGAGTGGGGGTTCGACGGCGTGATCGTGACCGACGCCATGGACATGAAGGCCGTGGCCGACCGCTACCCCGACGGCCAGGGCGCGGGCCTCGCCCTGATCGCCGGGGCGGACGCCGTGCTGGTGTGCGGGCACGGGGACGCCAACTTGCACGACGTCCACGCGCGGGCGCTGCACGAGGCATTGCGGAACGGCACACTGACGGAATCGCGCGTGGCCGAGGCCGCCGCGAGGCTCGATCGGGCGCTGGCCCGGTTCCCCGGCACGCCGCGTCCATACACGGCTGGACAGAGAACCGACGATGGACAGGCCATTGACCAGTGGGCGCAGCGGATGCTCACGTGGCACGGCGGGCGCGTTCACCTCGACCCCACCCGGCCTGTCCTGCTGCTGGCTCCCGCGCAGCCGGACGTGGGCGGCCCATATGGCAATAGTCTGAGCGGCGAGGCGCTGGCCGAGGCCCTGCGCGAGGTGTTTCCCAGACTCGCCTTCGCAGCGTCGGATGACCTGGCAGTGGCTCAGACCGCATTGAACGCACACCCGGATGTCCCGGTTCTCCTGGCGACGACGGGCCGCTGGGGGGTGCCCCAGAGCACGCGAACCCTGGCCGAAGCGCTGGCGCTGGAGGCCCGCCAGGCCCTGCATGTGGCGCTGTGGTCGCCGGACGCGGTGCAGGCCGTGCCGCTCCCGGCCGTGGTTACGCACGGGTTCCGGCCGGCGAACCTGCGGGCGCTGGCGGCGGCGCTGTCCGACTGA
- a CDS encoding CBS domain-containing protein: MTKLSDIMTMQLTTTDAGATLKEVATLMAQEDIGSVLIMDGDDLRGIITDRDIVVRAVAFGHDFGTPVTDYTTEGVYSMDADTDVQDAAREMAGRQIKRLPVTRGGKVVGIVSLADLANLEGSTADKTALEGISKPT, translated from the coding sequence ATGACGAAGCTCTCGGACATCATGACCATGCAGCTCACGACCACCGACGCCGGAGCGACCCTCAAGGAAGTGGCCACGCTGATGGCCCAGGAGGACATCGGCAGCGTCCTGATCATGGACGGCGACGACCTGCGCGGCATCATCACGGATCGGGACATCGTCGTGCGCGCCGTGGCCTTCGGGCACGACTTCGGCACGCCCGTGACCGACTACACGACGGAGGGCGTGTACAGCATGGACGCCGACACGGACGTGCAGGACGCCGCGCGCGAGATGGCGGGCCGTCAGATCAAGCGCCTGCCCGTCACGCGGGGCGGTAAGGTCGTGGGGATCGTGAGCCTCGCTGATCTGGCCAACCTGGAAGGCAGCACCGCCGACAAGACCGCGCTGGAAGGCATCAGCAAACCGACCTGA
- the fba gene encoding class II fructose-1,6-bisphosphate aldolase — protein MLVTGNDILVPARAGKYGVGSFNTNNMEITQAIIHTAEKLRSPVMVQMSEGAIKYGGQDLANIVIDLAKRATVPVALHLDHGSSYASALNAIKMGFTSIMIDASHHNFEENVHETRRVVEAAHAMGISVEAELGRLGGIEEHIVVDEKDAFLTDPDEAVQFVEQTGTDYLAIAIGTSHGAFKGKGRPYIDQARITKIGEMLSIPLVAHGSSGVPQEIVERFRKAGGEIGEAAGIADDDLREACQHGIAKVNVDTDLRLASTVGIREALAANAKEFDPRKIFGPARDVMAQVIEHKMRVLGSVGKA, from the coding sequence ATGCTCGTCACTGGTAACGACATCCTGGTTCCCGCCCGCGCCGGCAAGTACGGTGTCGGCTCGTTCAACACCAACAACATGGAGATCACGCAGGCGATCATCCACACCGCCGAGAAACTCCGCAGCCCCGTGATGGTGCAGATGTCCGAGGGCGCCATCAAGTACGGCGGGCAGGATCTGGCGAACATCGTGATCGACCTCGCCAAGCGGGCCACGGTGCCCGTCGCGCTGCACCTCGACCACGGCAGCAGTTACGCCTCGGCGCTGAATGCCATCAAGATGGGCTTCACCAGCATCATGATCGACGCGTCGCACCACAACTTCGAGGAGAACGTCCACGAGACCCGGCGTGTCGTGGAGGCCGCGCACGCCATGGGCATCAGCGTGGAGGCGGAACTCGGGCGTCTGGGCGGCATCGAGGAGCACATCGTCGTGGACGAGAAGGACGCCTTCCTGACCGATCCCGACGAAGCCGTGCAGTTCGTCGAGCAGACCGGCACCGATTACCTGGCCATCGCCATCGGCACCAGCCACGGGGCCTTCAAGGGCAAGGGCCGACCGTACATCGACCAGGCGCGCATCACGAAGATCGGCGAGATGCTCAGCATTCCGCTCGTGGCGCATGGTTCCAGCGGCGTGCCCCAGGAGATCGTGGAACGCTTCCGCAAGGCCGGCGGCGAGATCGGCGAGGCGGCCGGCATTGCCGACGACGATCTGCGCGAGGCGTGCCAGCACGGCATCGCCAAGGTGAACGTGGACACGGATCTGCGGCTGGCGAGCACGGTGGGGATCCGCGAGGCCCTGGCGGCGAATGCCAAGGAATTCGACCCGCGCAAGATCTTCGGCCCGGCCCGCGACGTGATGGCCCAGGTGATCGAGCACAAGATGCGCGTGCTGGGCAGCGTCGGCAAGGCCTGA
- a CDS encoding DnaJ C-terminal domain-containing protein, with amino-acid sequence MAYKDYYDVLGVARSASEADIKSAYRKLAKQYHPDKNAGDEKSAERFKEIGEAYAALSDPEKRKVYDQFGHTGQVPPGYGGGAGAGGGFQGGDFSGFDPSQFSDFFQGLFGMGGRGAGGGFRNPAGQQVNLEDLLGGGGLGGGRRFVQNVEGELQVTLEEAFAGSDEVINVDGKRLSLRVPAGTRDGARLRLAGQGPGGGDVLLTIRVLEDARFELDGDHLTTSVDVPAPVAALGGDVKVQTISGGAGHLSVPAGSSGGRRMRLRGQGWPRKDGSRGDLYVRLNVTVPKTLSDREKELYQQLRELAH; translated from the coding sequence ATGGCCTACAAGGATTACTACGACGTCCTGGGCGTGGCCCGCAGCGCGTCCGAGGCGGATATCAAGTCGGCGTACCGTAAGCTGGCCAAGCAGTACCACCCGGACAAGAACGCCGGAGACGAGAAGTCCGCCGAGCGCTTCAAGGAGATCGGTGAGGCCTACGCCGCGCTGAGCGATCCGGAAAAACGCAAGGTGTACGACCAGTTCGGACATACCGGGCAGGTGCCCCCTGGGTACGGTGGCGGCGCGGGCGCAGGCGGCGGTTTCCAGGGCGGGGATTTCTCGGGCTTCGATCCCAGCCAGTTCAGCGACTTCTTCCAGGGCCTGTTCGGCATGGGCGGGCGCGGCGCGGGCGGTGGGTTCCGGAACCCGGCGGGTCAGCAGGTGAACCTCGAAGACCTGCTGGGCGGCGGTGGGCTGGGCGGCGGGAGGCGGTTCGTGCAGAACGTGGAGGGCGAATTGCAGGTCACGCTGGAGGAAGCCTTCGCGGGCAGTGACGAGGTCATCAACGTGGACGGCAAGAGGCTCAGCCTGCGCGTCCCGGCGGGCACCCGTGACGGCGCGCGGCTGCGGCTGGCCGGGCAGGGACCCGGCGGCGGGGACGTCCTGCTGACCATCCGCGTGCTGGAGGACGCCCGCTTCGAGCTGGACGGCGACCACCTGACCACCAGCGTGGACGTGCCGGCGCCCGTGGCGGCGCTGGGCGGGGACGTGAAGGTGCAGACCATCAGCGGCGGCGCGGGGCACCTGAGCGTCCCGGCGGGCAGCAGTGGCGGGCGGCGCATGCGGCTGCGCGGGCAGGGCTGGCCGAGGAAGGACGGCTCGCGCGGCGACCTGTACGTGCGCCTGAACGTGACGGTGCCCAAAACCCTCAGCGACCGGGAAAAGGAGCTGTACCAGCAGTTGCGGGAACTGGCGCACTGA
- the dnaK gene encoding molecular chaperone DnaK: protein MAKAVGIDLGTTNSVIAVMEGGRPEVIVNAEGARTTPSVVAYKGDERLVGQIARRQAALNPAATLFEVKRFIGRRWDEVKEEAARSPFTVKEGPGGSVRITVDGKDLAPEQVSAEVLRKLVTDASNKLGQKITDAVITVPAYFDNSQREATKQAGEIAGLNVLRVINEPTAAALAYGLERKGNETVLVFDLGGGTFDVTILELGDGVFEVKSTAGDTHLGGADFDHRIVDWLAGEFEKDHKFDLRKDKQALQRLIEAAEKAKIELSNATETSISLPFITFDPETRTPMHLERTLTRAKFEELTGDLLRRVRKPVEQALSDAKLDASKIDEVILVGGSTRIPAVKRIVQEIVGKTPNESVNPDEAVALGAAVQAGIIQGDSALGDIVLVDVTPLTLGVEVKGGMIAPMITRNTTVPAKKTEIYTTAENNQPGVEIVVLQGERPMAADNKSLGRFKLEGIPPMRAGQAQIEVTFDIDANGILHVTAKEKTSGKESSIRIENTTTLDKGDVERMVKEAEQNADADKKRREKVEKRNNLDSLRVQALGQIEENEGAAQSAKDSLKAAADEAEEAVRLDDDARIESAQKKLEEELRTFMTAAQQGAQPDGGQQAPPKADDDVIDADFKPAE from the coding sequence ATGGCCAAAGCTGTCGGAATCGATCTTGGTACCACCAACTCCGTGATCGCCGTTATGGAAGGCGGTCGCCCCGAAGTCATCGTCAACGCCGAGGGCGCGCGCACCACACCCTCGGTCGTCGCCTACAAGGGTGACGAACGCCTTGTCGGGCAGATCGCCCGCCGTCAGGCTGCCCTGAACCCCGCCGCCACCCTGTTCGAGGTCAAGCGCTTCATCGGCCGCCGCTGGGACGAGGTCAAGGAAGAAGCCGCGCGCAGCCCCTTCACCGTCAAGGAAGGCCCCGGTGGATCCGTGCGCATCACCGTGGACGGCAAGGACCTCGCGCCCGAGCAGGTCAGCGCCGAGGTGCTGCGCAAGCTGGTCACGGACGCCAGCAACAAACTGGGCCAGAAGATCACCGACGCTGTGATCACCGTGCCCGCATACTTCGACAACAGCCAGCGTGAAGCGACCAAGCAGGCCGGCGAGATTGCAGGCCTGAACGTCCTGCGCGTCATCAACGAACCCACCGCCGCCGCGCTGGCCTACGGCCTGGAACGCAAGGGCAACGAGACCGTGCTGGTCTTCGACCTGGGGGGCGGCACCTTCGACGTGACCATCCTGGAACTGGGCGACGGCGTGTTCGAGGTGAAATCCACCGCCGGTGACACGCACCTGGGCGGCGCGGACTTCGACCACCGCATCGTGGACTGGCTCGCGGGCGAGTTCGAGAAGGACCACAAGTTCGACCTCCGCAAGGACAAGCAGGCCCTCCAGCGCCTGATCGAAGCGGCCGAGAAGGCCAAGATCGAGCTGTCCAACGCGACCGAGACCAGCATCTCGCTGCCGTTCATCACCTTCGACCCGGAAACGCGCACTCCCATGCACCTGGAGCGCACCCTGACACGCGCGAAGTTCGAGGAACTGACCGGAGACCTGCTGCGCCGCGTGCGCAAGCCCGTCGAACAGGCCCTCAGCGACGCGAAACTGGACGCCAGCAAGATCGACGAAGTGATCCTGGTCGGCGGTTCCACCCGGATTCCGGCCGTGAAGCGCATCGTGCAGGAGATCGTCGGCAAGACGCCCAACGAGTCCGTGAACCCTGACGAAGCGGTGGCGCTGGGCGCGGCCGTGCAGGCCGGCATCATCCAGGGTGACTCGGCGCTGGGCGACATCGTGCTGGTGGACGTCACGCCGCTCACGCTGGGCGTGGAGGTCAAGGGCGGCATGATCGCCCCCATGATCACCCGCAACACCACCGTGCCCGCCAAGAAGACCGAGATTTACACCACCGCCGAGAACAACCAGCCGGGCGTGGAAATCGTGGTGTTGCAGGGCGAGCGCCCCATGGCCGCCGACAACAAGAGCCTGGGCCGCTTCAAGCTGGAGGGGATTCCCCCCATGCGCGCCGGTCAGGCCCAGATCGAAGTGACCTTCGACATCGACGCGAACGGCATCCTGCACGTGACCGCCAAGGAAAAGACCAGCGGCAAGGAATCCAGCATCCGCATCGAGAACACCACCACCCTCGACAAGGGTGACGTCGAGCGCATGGTGAAGGAAGCCGAGCAGAACGCCGACGCCGACAAGAAGCGCCGCGAGAAGGTCGAGAAGCGCAACAACCTCGACTCGCTGCGCGTCCAGGCCCTCGGGCAGATCGAGGAGAACGAAGGGGCCGCCCAGAGCGCCAAGGACAGCCTCAAGGCCGCTGCCGACGAGGCCGAGGAAGCCGTGCGCCTCGACGACGATGCCAGGATCGAGAGTGCGCAGAAGAAGCTGGAAGAGGAACTCCGCACCTTCATGACCGCCGCGCAGCAGGGCGCCCAGCCCGACGGTGGCCAGCAGGCTCCGCCCAAGGCCGACGACGACGTGATCGACGCGGACTTCAAACCCGCCGAGTAA